Part of the Aggregatilinea lenta genome, CTGCACGTCGTTGACGCCGCCGCCGCTGGTATTCACCACGCGGATGCCCATCAGACTCTTGCCCGGCGTCTGGCCGTTGTTGCGCGTCCAGAAATACCAGTTGTACAGGATGCCGACGATGAAACCCGTGCCGACCCCCAGGATGTTGCTGCCGACCACCGCGCCAACCACGGCACCAATAATCGCCAAAATGATCGAGTCGATGATGAGCGCAATCAAGCGTGAAGTCAAACTGGCCTTTGGCATAGTATCCTCCGCGTAAGATTTCGTCCCTGCCGTGTACCTTGAATGTAGCAGAACGGAACGAAGAATCCACGCAGCTATGCCGCAGGCCGGACTCGCCGATCAGCACATCGCAGGCGGCATGTGCTTTTTGACCGGGATGCCGCACAGGAACTTGAACGGCGTCTCGCCCGTGTTCTCGTAGGTGTGCTGCATCCCGCCCGGCACGAAGATCACGTCTCCGGCGGCCACGTCGCGGTATTCGCCGTCGATCAGCACGCGGCCCTGCCCCTCGACCACGAAGTTTTCGTGCTCGTAGGGGTGGCTGTGCAGCGGTGTATGCCCGCCCGGTGCCACCTCGATCATGCGCAGCGCGTAGACCGGCGCGTTGTCGTGATCGTCGTCAATCAGCCAGCGGATCGTCGTGCCCGGCGCTTCGTCGCCAAATGTCTGCGCGGGCACGTCCGTGTAATGCACTACCTTGCCTTGAGTGTCGGCCATGATTCTGTCTCCGTAGAAAATCCCACGACTACTTTTTGCCGCCGCCCGAAACGGCGGTCGCCACGCCGAGCGCGATGTACACCCCGCCCGCGAACAGGCGCTGCCCGCGCCAGAACGCCGCGTTGTCGCGCAGCCAGCCGCCGAGCGTACCCGCCAGCAGCGCGTAGGTGCCATCGCTGCACAGCGCCATCAGCACAAAGATAACGCCAAGCACGACAATCTGCACGCTGGCCGGGCCGCGCGCCGGATCGATGAACTGGGGCAGGAACGCGAAGAAAAACAGCGCCGCCTTGGGGTTGAGCACGTTGACCAGCGTGCCCTGGTAAAACACGCGGCTGAGCGCCTGCGGTGGGACCTCCGTGACGCGCTGCGGTGTATCACGCTCCAGCAGCTTGCGCACGCCGAGCACGATCAGATAGGCTGCGCCCAGCAATTTGACCGCCTGGAACGCCAGCGCCGACGACATCAGCAGCGCGGAAACGCCCAGCGCCGCCGCCAGGATGTGCACGAACGTACCGAGCGCGATCCCCAGCGCGGAGACGATCCCGGCCCGCCGCCCCTGGTCCACGCTGCGCGCGACGATGTAGAGCACCGCCGGGCCGGGCACGAGCAGCAGCGCCAGCGCAGCAGGCACGAACACGATCAGCGTCGATGAGTCGGGCAGCATAACGGGATCTCCCCTCATTTCCTAGTCGCCGCTGCGCAGATCCTTCAGGCTTTCGGCCCGGTAAGCGATCTCCGAAAAGACGACCGTGCAGCTTTCTCCGGTAGGCGACTGCGCCAGAAAGCCAGCCTGCAGACTTTCGACTTTGCCCAGTGTAAAGTAACGCACCATATTCCAGTACTTGCCATCGAGCGAGTAATGCAGCGCGAAGGCCATGTCGATACGCGCTACGCGCAGATAGACGGTGTTCCCGTCGATCACCGTGGAATTGCAGTCATCCGAGAGGCCGCGCGTCACCACGGACACGATCATCGGCTTATGCTGTGGTGAATATTCGAAGCATAATTTGGTCCACAGGTCTTCACGCTCGTACAGCACGAGCACCCCCGCGTCAAAGGTCGAGGCGAAATTGACGGTAACTTTGGCGCTTAACAAAAATTTCTCGACGGGTGGCATAAACAGCGCAGCCGGTGCGTTGCTCGATACCCAATCGCTGCCCGACGGTTCGACAAACCAGTCGGTTTTCGCGCCCGCTGTGATACTCAGGCTGTTGTCTGACCCGACTTTCCAGTCTACGGGATCGTTTTTCCATTGCAGGTCGCCGGGGATGGGTGCCAGGCTCAGAGTCGTCATGATATTTTTTCCTGTGCCATAAAGGCTGTTCGTAAAAACAAGCGCGGAAGAAATATAACGCACTTCAATAGCGCGGCATAGGCGTTACAGCCTGCCAACCGATCGCCCACCGTGCCCCGGTTAAGTCGTGGCAGATCTGCCGCGCGCCGGTACAATCGCTTGGGTGCAGATGCAGCAAAGGGGTGTATTGTGTCTGAATCCTTCGTCAGCCGGGCCGATGGCTACGTCAAGTGGCTGCGCGATCGGGTCGGCCACCAGTTGATCTACCTCGTTTACGCCACGATTCTGGTCTTTGACGACGCGGGCCGCCTGCTGGTCCAGCGTCGCTACGATTTCGACTGGCTCGGCGTGCCGGGCGGCGCGCTGGAACCCGGCGAAGGGCTGCGCGCCTGCGCCGAGCGCGAAACCTTCGAAGAAACGGGGCTGCGCGTCGAGGTCGAGCGGCTCGTCGGCGTGTTCAGCCATCCCGACTACAACCTGCTCTACCCCAACGGCGACCACGTGCAGCAGTGGACCGCATGTGTCGTGGCGAGGCCCGTAGGCGGCCAGCTCCATGCGGACGGCGGCGAGACGCTCGGCGTCAGTTGGATGGCGGTCGAGGAGGCGCTGCCGCAGTTTCCGGTTGCGTATCAGGCGATGGTGCGCGCGGCGCTGGCCTCACCGCACGACGCCGTGATCGAGCCGGTCTATACCCGCGCGCCGCTGACGCCGCACTTCCCCGTGCTGCGCCAACACATCCAGCACGATCCGGTGATCCTGCCGGGCGTGATGGCCGTCGTGCGCGACGACGCCGGGCGCGTGCTGGTCGCGCGGCGCGTGGATGACGGCCTGCTCGATATCCCCGGCGGCTACTGCGATCTGGGCGAGACGACGACCGCCGCCGTGGTGCGCGAGGTGCGCGAAGAGACGGGCCTGGAAATCGAGCCGGTGCGCCTGATCGGCATCTACAGTCAGGACATGATGACGCGCTACCCCAACGGCGACGTGGTGCACGGCGTCGGCGCGGCCTTCGACTGCCGTCTCAAGGGCGGGACCCTGCGCGCGGATCACGGCGAGATCAGCGAAGTGGCGTTCGTGCCGCTCGAAACGCTGCTCGAACAGCCTGCGCCGCTGATGGGCGGGATGCGTCAATGCTGGCGCGACGCGATGGATCCGGCGCGCTGGCCCGTCCTGCGGTAAGATCGGGGATATCTGGTTACGGCGTGTTCCGTACGAGCAAATGCCGTTATATGCGAGCCGGTACACAGCCAACCAAACGCATCATTTCTGAGCCAGAATTCTTTTCTGCAAAAGGAGAAATCTCATGTCGCGTGAAGCTATTGCAACACCCGATGCGCCCGCCGCCGTCGGTCCCTACTCACAGGCGATTGTCGCCAATGGTTTCGTGTTCGTCGCCGGGCAGCTCGGCGTGATCCCCGAAACCAAGCAGTTCGCGGGCAGCACCGTCGCGGAACAGACCGATCAAGCGCTGAAGAACATCGCCGCGATCCTGGCCGCCGCCGAATGCAGTATGCAGAACGTCGTCAAGGTGACCGTGCTGCTGGCCGATATCGGCTCGTTTGCAGAAATGAACACGGTCTACGCGACCTACTTCCCTGACGAGCCGCCCGCGCGCGCCGCGTTCGCCGTGAAGGACCTGCCCCTGGGCGGATTGGTCGAGATCGAAGCCATCGCAGCCACGCTCTAGCAGCACACCGGGAGCGGCTGCCATGCGAATCGAGATTCTGGGATCGGGCGGCGCGCTGACGACGCCGCGCGTCGGCTGCCAGTGCCCCGTCTGCGTCGAGGCGCGGGCCAAAGGCGTGCCCTACAGCCGGAGCGGGCCGAGCACGTTTGTGCACGGCCCGGACCTGCTCATCGACACGCCGGAAGAAATCAAGGATCAGCTCAACCGCTCGCAGGTGACGTCCATCGGCGCGTGCATCTACTCGCACTGGCATCCCGATCACACCGCAGGCCGCCGCGTGTGGGAGTCTGCCAACGCCGATCCGACCCACTACCCGCCCCGCCACCGGAGCACCGATATCTACCTGCCGGAGCAGGTCGCGCAGGACTTCCGCACGTGGCTTGGATCGTGGGAACAGTATGCCTACATGCAGCACCTGGGCCTCGTGAACGTAATCGAGCTAAGCGATGGCGACACGGTGACACTGAACGGCACGACGATCCGGCCCTTCCGGCTGGCGGAAGACTACGTGTACGCCTTCCTGCTCGAAGCGGGCGGCCAGCGCGTGCTGATCGCCCCCGACGAGTTGAACGGGTGGGTCCCGCCGGACTTCGTGCAGGGGGTCGATCTGGCGATCATCCCGATGGGACTGGCCGAGTTCCACCCGCTGACCGGTGAGCGGCTGTTCACCGAAAATCACCCGCTGATGCAGCGCGAGGCGACGTACGTCGAAACGCTGGAGATGGTGCGCCAGCTCAAGGCCGGGCGTGTGATCATGACCCACATCGAAGAAACAACGCAAATGGGTTACGACGACCTGCTCACGCTCGAAGATCGGCTGCGTGCGGACGGGTTCAATATCACGTTCGCATATGACACGATGATGATCGAGGTGTAAGGCATGGCGGGCGAACTCATTTTGCTGGTGGACGACGAGCGCAACATCATCGAGCTGGCGAGCCTGTACCTCAAACAGGACGGCTACCGCGTGATCAGCGCCGAGGACGGCGTGGAAGCGCTGCAGCGCGCGGAGCAGGATCAGCCCGCGCTGATGGTGCTGGACCTGATGCTGCCCAAGCTGGACGGCTGGGAGGTGTGCAAACAGGTGCGCGCCGCCTCCGATCTGCCGATCCTGATGCTGACCGCCCGCGACGACGATATCGACAAGATCGTCGGGCTGGAACTGGGCGCGGACGACTACCTGACCAAGCCGTTCAACCCGCGCGAGCTGGTTGCGCGCATCAAGGCGATTTTGCGCCGCACGGAGCCGCGCCGCGCCGAAGGCGACGACAAGCCGCTGCGCATGGGCAACGTCAGCATCGACCCGGCGGGGCGCACCGTGCTGGTGGGCGGCAAGCCCGTCGATCTGCGCGCCAAGGAGTTCGACCTGCTGCTGGCCCTGGCCGAAAACCAGGGCATCGTGCTCACGCGCGAAAAGCTGCTCGACCTCGTGTGGGGCTTCGACTTTTACGGCCAGACACGCACGGTGGACGTGCACGTCGCGCACCTGCGCAGCAAGCTGGCCGGGGGCACGATCGAGATCGAAACCGTCTGGGGTGTGGGCTACAAGTTCAACCTGCTGTGAAGCAGCGCCAATCTGTAATCGAGATTTTACAGTTGCGCAGCACATTGATAACGAGCGGGGCGTAAGGTAGGGTCGAGGGTGAAGGACTACATGCTCCACTCACTGCGAACACGCTTACTTGCCTCCTACGTCGCCATCCTGCTGGTCATGCTGTGTCTGATCGGCTTTGTGCTGCTGCTGTTCCTACGGACGCGCCCGCTGCCCACCGACACCCTGATCCGCGACCTGACCGGCACGCTGCTCGACGTGCGCGTGACGGAAATCGTGCGGCTGGAAGGGCGGATGAACAACAGCGTGACGGCGGAGGTCAGCACGCTGCTGAGCAGCGAGGCCGCCGCGCGTGACTTCCGGCTGATGGTCGTCAGCGAGGATAATAGGGTCGAGTTCGACTCGGACGAGACGCTCGACGCTGGCGCGATGCTGACCGAATTGGAGCGCGAGCCGCTGGTCCGCCCTACCGCTAGCCGCACGGCCGCGATCTACCAGGGGCGCTTCCTCAACCCTGACGGCACGGAATGGATCTACGTCGCGCAGCCGCTGCGCCCCGTGCTCGTGCAGCGCACCAACACGCTGCTGCTGGTCGTGGCGACGCCCGTGCCGCGTCCCTCACTGCGATCCGTGTTCCAGACCTTCGGCGAAACATTCTTCCGCCCGCTGGCGCGCGCCGGGCTGCTGGGGCTGCTGGTGGCGATCGGTCTCTCGGCGCTGATCGCGCGCTCCGTCGCGCGACCGCTCCAACGCATGAGCAAGGCCGCCGAGCACATCGCGGACGGCGACCTGACGCAGCGCGTACCGGTCAATGGGCCGCACGAGGTCCGCATGCTGGCGCAGTCGTTCAACGAGATGACCGAGCAGGTCGCCGCGACGCAAGAAGTCCAGCGCGACTTCCTCGCCAACGTCTCGCACGACCTGCGCACGCCGCTGACCAGCATCCAGGGCTTCTCGCAGGCCATCGCAGAAGGCGTCGCGTCCGATCCCGAAGCGGCCCAGCACGCCGCGCAGATCATCCACGACGAGGCTGGGCGGCTGCACCGCATGGTTGAGAGCCTGCTCGATCTGGCGCGCATCGAATCGGGCCAGATGGAACTCCAGCACCGATCGCTGTGGCTGGGCGACGTGCTGCACGCCGTGGCGGAGAGCATCTCCATGCGCGCGCGGGATAAGGGCGTGCAGCTCGACGCGCAGATCCCGCCCACCCTGCCGCGCGTGGCCGGGGATGGCGACCGGCTGGCGCAGGTCTTCACGAACCTGCTCGACAACGCGATCCGGCACACGCCCGCCGGGGGCCGCGTGACGCTCGACGCCACGGCCACCGCCGACGCGCTGATCGTGACCGTGCGCGACACAGGCGAAGGTATCCCGGCGGCAGAGCTGTCGCGCATCTTCGAGCGCTTCTATCAGGTGGACAAAAGCCGCCAGCGCGGGCGGCGCACCGGCTCCGGTCTGGGGTTGGCGATCAGCCAGCAGATCGTGGAGGCGCACGGCGGGCGGATCGAGGTCGCCAGCGTCGAGGGGTCGGGCACGACGTTCACCGTGCGCCTGCCGCGCCTGCCGGAGGAATAAAAGCGTCCCTTTCTTTCGGAAAGGAAAGGGCCCCAAAGAAAGCCATAAAACAAAGTCGGAAGTATCGGGTAGGGGCAATTCATGAATTGCCCCTACGATCATTTACCCTCGTGTTTTAAGGAACCGGAATTACACCCCAATCCGCCGCAGCTCGCGCGGGAATGTCGTCAGGCTCTCCGCGCCGTCGGCAGTCACCACAACGTCGTCCTCGATGCGCACGCCGAACTCGCCCGGCAGGTAGATGCCCGGCTCGACGGTGAAGACCATACCCGGCTCCAGGATCTGCGTGTTGCCCTCGACCATGTTCGGGCCTTCATGCGCTTCCATCCCCAGGCCGTGCCCGGTCCGGTGCGTGAAGTACTTGCCATATCCCGCATCTTCAATCGCCTTACGCGCCGCGCGATCCACTTCCTGCGCCGCGAGGCCGGGTTTGGCGACCCGCCGCCCGGCCTCGTTCGCCGCGCGCACCGCCTCGTAGACCTCGATAAATTTCGCCGATGGCTCGCCCACGATAAACGTACGCGTGATGTCGGACACGTAGCCACGCGCACTGGTCCCATAGTCGAACAGCAGCACGTCGCCCTCCTTCAGCACGCGATCGCCGGGATCGGCGTGCGGCAGAGCGGCGTTGGGGCCGATCAGCGCGTACGGCTCGAAGGGATGCTTGCCGCCACCGCGCTTGAGCTGCTCGACGATGAGCTGCCCGGTGATCGCGCGCTCGGTCAGGCCGGGCCGCACCCACTCGATCACGGCTTGCAGCGCGTCCTGGCTGATCGCGATCGCTGCGCGCAGCCCGGCGAGGTCGTCCGCGTCCTTGCGCAGCCGCAGGTTTGCGAGGTCTTTACCTGCCAGCACGAGGTTCACGCCAGGGAAATAACGTTCGATCAGCGACGATTCGAGCATGCGAATGCGCAGCTCCTCGACGCCGATGCGCTTGCCGTTCAGGTCGAGCGATCGCGCCGCCGCCTCAAATGCGCCCGCATACCCGTCCGTGTCGGTCCA contains:
- a CDS encoding RDD family protein is translated as MPKASLTSRLIALIIDSIILAIIGAVVGAVVGSNILGVGTGFIVGILYNWYFWTRNNGQTPGKSLMGIRVVNTSGGGVNDVQAIIRYIGYYISTLVLLLGWLWAIPDPENQTLHDKLAGTYVVKA
- a CDS encoding cupin domain-containing protein codes for the protein MADTQGKVVHYTDVPAQTFGDEAPGTTIRWLIDDDHDNAPVYALRMIEVAPGGHTPLHSHPYEHENFVVEGQGRVLIDGEYRDVAAGDVIFVPGGMQHTYENTGETPFKFLCGIPVKKHMPPAMC
- a CDS encoding LysE family translocator; its protein translation is MLPDSSTLIVFVPAALALLLVPGPAVLYIVARSVDQGRRAGIVSALGIALGTFVHILAAALGVSALLMSSALAFQAVKLLGAAYLIVLGVRKLLERDTPQRVTEVPPQALSRVFYQGTLVNVLNPKAALFFFAFLPQFIDPARGPASVQIVVLGVIFVLMALCSDGTYALLAGTLGGWLRDNAAFWRGQRLFAGGVYIALGVATAVSGGGKK
- a CDS encoding DUF1349 domain-containing protein, with product MTTLSLAPIPGDLQWKNDPVDWKVGSDNSLSITAGAKTDWFVEPSGSDWVSSNAPAALFMPPVEKFLLSAKVTVNFASTFDAGVLVLYEREDLWTKLCFEYSPQHKPMIVSVVTRGLSDDCNSTVIDGNTVYLRVARIDMAFALHYSLDGKYWNMVRYFTLGKVESLQAGFLAQSPTGESCTVVFSEIAYRAESLKDLRSGD
- a CDS encoding NUDIX domain-containing protein encodes the protein MSESFVSRADGYVKWLRDRVGHQLIYLVYATILVFDDAGRLLVQRRYDFDWLGVPGGALEPGEGLRACAERETFEETGLRVEVERLVGVFSHPDYNLLYPNGDHVQQWTACVVARPVGGQLHADGGETLGVSWMAVEEALPQFPVAYQAMVRAALASPHDAVIEPVYTRAPLTPHFPVLRQHIQHDPVILPGVMAVVRDDAGRVLVARRVDDGLLDIPGGYCDLGETTTAAVVREVREETGLEIEPVRLIGIYSQDMMTRYPNGDVVHGVGAAFDCRLKGGTLRADHGEISEVAFVPLETLLEQPAPLMGGMRQCWRDAMDPARWPVLR
- a CDS encoding Rid family detoxifying hydrolase, translating into MSREAIATPDAPAAVGPYSQAIVANGFVFVAGQLGVIPETKQFAGSTVAEQTDQALKNIAAILAAAECSMQNVVKVTVLLADIGSFAEMNTVYATYFPDEPPARAAFAVKDLPLGGLVEIEAIAATL
- a CDS encoding MBL fold metallo-hydrolase; this encodes MRIEILGSGGALTTPRVGCQCPVCVEARAKGVPYSRSGPSTFVHGPDLLIDTPEEIKDQLNRSQVTSIGACIYSHWHPDHTAGRRVWESANADPTHYPPRHRSTDIYLPEQVAQDFRTWLGSWEQYAYMQHLGLVNVIELSDGDTVTLNGTTIRPFRLAEDYVYAFLLEAGGQRVLIAPDELNGWVPPDFVQGVDLAIIPMGLAEFHPLTGERLFTENHPLMQREATYVETLEMVRQLKAGRVIMTHIEETTQMGYDDLLTLEDRLRADGFNITFAYDTMMIEV
- a CDS encoding response regulator transcription factor translates to MAGELILLVDDERNIIELASLYLKQDGYRVISAEDGVEALQRAEQDQPALMVLDLMLPKLDGWEVCKQVRAASDLPILMLTARDDDIDKIVGLELGADDYLTKPFNPRELVARIKAILRRTEPRRAEGDDKPLRMGNVSIDPAGRTVLVGGKPVDLRAKEFDLLLALAENQGIVLTREKLLDLVWGFDFYGQTRTVDVHVAHLRSKLAGGTIEIETVWGVGYKFNLL
- a CDS encoding sensor histidine kinase, whose translation is MLHSLRTRLLASYVAILLVMLCLIGFVLLLFLRTRPLPTDTLIRDLTGTLLDVRVTEIVRLEGRMNNSVTAEVSTLLSSEAAARDFRLMVVSEDNRVEFDSDETLDAGAMLTELEREPLVRPTASRTAAIYQGRFLNPDGTEWIYVAQPLRPVLVQRTNTLLLVVATPVPRPSLRSVFQTFGETFFRPLARAGLLGLLVAIGLSALIARSVARPLQRMSKAAEHIADGDLTQRVPVNGPHEVRMLAQSFNEMTEQVAATQEVQRDFLANVSHDLRTPLTSIQGFSQAIAEGVASDPEAAQHAAQIIHDEAGRLHRMVESLLDLARIESGQMELQHRSLWLGDVLHAVAESISMRARDKGVQLDAQIPPTLPRVAGDGDRLAQVFTNLLDNAIRHTPAGGRVTLDATATADALIVTVRDTGEGIPAAELSRIFERFYQVDKSRQRGRRTGSGLGLAISQQIVEAHGGRIEVASVEGSGTTFTVRLPRLPEE
- a CDS encoding M24 family metallopeptidase, which gives rise to MADSRVQKLYDIIEQAGLDGMVLIPGSNLFYITGQDFHLMERPLIVFFVPGRDPVAILPFLEQERFSEIPLKTEIFTWTDTDGYAGAFEAAARSLDLNGKRIGVEELRIRMLESSLIERYFPGVNLVLAGKDLANLRLRKDADDLAGLRAAIAISQDALQAVIEWVRPGLTERAITGQLIVEQLKRGGGKHPFEPYALIGPNAALPHADPGDRVLKEGDVLLFDYGTSARGYVSDITRTFIVGEPSAKFIEVYEAVRAANEAGRRVAKPGLAAQEVDRAARKAIEDAGYGKYFTHRTGHGLGMEAHEGPNMVEGNTQILEPGMVFTVEPGIYLPGEFGVRIEDDVVVTADGAESLTTFPRELRRIGV